In one window of Lynx canadensis isolate LIC74 chromosome B3, mLynCan4.pri.v2, whole genome shotgun sequence DNA:
- the TC2N gene encoding tandem C2 domains nuclear protein: protein MATEFLKSCCRGCFYGETEKHNFSTERDFKAAVSECQNTTVCVPPLTSVSVKPQVGCTEDYLLSKLPSDGKEVPFVVPKFKLSYIQPRVQGTPSHLEELEGSARASFGDRKVELSSSSQHGASYDVYNPCYRYQHISPDLIRRLPPRSEAARLYGSVCDLRTNKLPSSPGLSKSMFDLTSSSQRFIQRHDSLSSVPSSSSSRKNSQGSNRSLDTITLSGDERDFGRLNVKVFYNSSVEQIWITVLQCKDLSWPSSCGDTPTISIKGILTLPKPVHFKSSAKEGSNSIEFMETFVFAIKLQSLQTVRLVFKIQTQTPRKKTIGECSLSLRALSTQEMDYSLDITPPSKISVCHAELELGTCFQAVNSRIQLQILEAQYLPSCSSPLTLSFFVKVAMFSSGELIYKKKTRLLKASSGRVKWGETMIFPLRQNEKEIIFLIKLYSRSSVRRRHFVGQIWISEDSNNTEAVNQWKETITNPEKVVIKWHRLNPS from the exons ATGGCAACAGAATTTCTAAAGAGCTGCTGTAGAGGATGTTTCTATGGTGAAACAGAAAAGCACAATT TTTCCACAGAAAGAGACTTTAAAGCAGCAGTCTCAGAATGTCAGAATACCACTGTCTGTGTACCTCCATTGACTTCTGTCTCGGTAAAGCCTCAGGTTGGCTGTACTGAGGATTATTTACTTTCCAAATTACCGTCTGATGGCAAAGAGGTACCATTTGTGGTGCCAAAGTTTAAGTTATCTTATATTCAGCCCAGGGTACAAGGAACTCCTTCACATCTGGAAGAACTGGAAG GATCTGCCAGAGCATCTTTTGGAGATCGAAAGGTAGAACTTTCCAGTTCATCCCAGCACGGAGCCAGCTACGATGTATACAACCCATGCTATAGGTATCAGCACATTTCACCTGATTTGATCCGGCGCCTTCCTCCACGTTCAGAAGCAGCGAGACTATATGGATCAG TTTGTGATTTAAGGACCAACAAACTTCCCAGTTCCCCTGGGCTAAGCAAGTCTATGTTTGATCTTACAAGTTCATCCCAGCGGTTCATCCAG AGACATGATTCCCTGTCCAGTGTGCCTAGCAGCTCTTCTTCCAGGAAGAACTCCCAGGGGAGTAACAGAAGCCTGG ATACAATTACTCTGTCAGGAGATGAAAGAGATTTTGGGAGATTGAATGTGAAAGTGTTTTATAATTCTTCAGTAGAGCAGATCTGGATCACAGTTTTACAG tgcaAAGATTTAAGTTGGCCTTCTAGTTGTGGAGACACTCCTACTATTTCTATAAAAGGAATACTAACATTGCCCAAACCAGTGCATTTCAAATCTTCAGCAAAGGAAGGCTCTAAT agtattGAATTTATGGAAACTTTTGTATTTGCTATTAAACTCCAAAGTCTACAAACCGTAAGGCTTGTATttaagattcaaacccagacacCCAGGAAGAAAACCATTGGAGAATGCTCACTGTCACTCAGAGCTCTTAGCACACAGGAGATGGATTACTCTTTGGATATAACGCCACCTTCAAAAATTTCT GTTTGCCATGCAGAACTTGAATTGGGGACTTGTTTTCAAGCAGTAAATAGCAGAATTCAGTTACAGATTCTCGAGGCACAATACCTTCCAAGCTGTTCATCACCTCTCACTTTGA gtttttttgtgAAGGTGGCAATGTTTAGTTCAGGAGAGTTGATTTATAAGAAGAAGACACGCTTACTGAAGGCCTCCAGTGGCAGAGTAAAGTGGGGAGAAACTATGATTTTTCCACTCagacagaatgaaaaagaaattatttttctcattaagctTTACAGTCGGAGCTCTGTAAGAAGACGACACTTTGTGGGGCAG
- the LOC115516792 gene encoding LOW QUALITY PROTEIN: 40S ribosomal protein S3a-like (The sequence of the model RefSeq protein was modified relative to this genomic sequence to represent the inferred CDS: deleted 3 bases in 2 codons): protein MENKPSFQKGEKLYSAKVGVDIDLNPLVIKRIICDFRPFGSLSSAIAVGKNKCLMEGGKKGAKKKVVDPFSKKDWYDVKAPAMFNIRNIGKTLVMRTQGSKITSDGLKGPVFEVSLADLQNDEVPFRKFKLITEDVQGKNCLTNFHGRDLTWDKMCSMVKKWQTMIEAHVDVKTTKGYLLRLFCVSFTKKHNNQIRKTSYAQYQQACQIRKKMMEIMTQELQTSDLKQVVNKLIPDSIRKDIEKACQPIYPLPDVFVRKVKMLKKPKLELGKLTELHGEGSGKATGDASCAKVEQADGYEPPVQESV, encoded by the exons ATGGAAAACAAACCCAGttttcaaaaaggagaaaagctaTATTCTGCTAAAGTTGGTGTTGATATTGACCTGAATCCCTTAGTAATTAAAAGGATAATTTGTGACTTCCGCCCTTTTGGCTCCCTGAGCAGCGCCATCGCGGTAGGCAAGAACAAGTGTCTTATGGAAGGTGGCAAAAAGGGAGCCAAGAAGAAAGTGGTTGAtccattttcaaagaaagattGGTATGATGTAAAAGCACCAGCAATgtttaatataagaaatattgGAAAAACACTAGTCATGAGAACTCAAGGAAGCAAAATCACATCTGATGGCCTTAAGGGTCCTGTGTTTGAAGTGAGCCTTGCTGATCTGCAGAATGATGAAGTTCCATTTAGGAAATTCAAGCTAATTACTGAAGATGTTCAGGGAAAAAACTGCCTGACTAATTTCCATGGCAGGGATCTTACCTGGGACAAAATGTGCTCCATGGTCAAAAAATGGCAGACC ATGATTGAAGCTCACGTTGATGTCAAGACTACCAAAGGGTATTTGCTTCGTCTCTTTTGTGTCAGTTTTACTAAAAAACACAACAATCAGATTCGGAAGACCTCTTATGCTCAGTACCAACAGGCCTGCCAAATTCGGAAAAAGATGATGGAAATCATGACCCAGGAGTTGCAGACAAGTGACTTGAAACAAGTGGTCAATAAATTGATTCCAGACAGCATCAGAAAAGACATAGAGAAGGCTTGTCAGCCTATTTATCCACTCCCTGATGTCTttgttagaaaagtaaaaatgctgaAGAAGCCCAAGCTTGAATTGGGAAAGCTCACGGAGCTTCATGGTGAAGGTTCTGGAAAAGCTACTGGGGATGCT AGTTGTGCTAAAGTTGAACAAGCTGATGGATATGAACCACCAGTCCAAGAATCTGTTTAA